A genome region from Winogradskyella helgolandensis includes the following:
- a CDS encoding leucine-rich repeat domain-containing protein: MKTLKITLVFCLISLLSFAEVSKDQKTALVDLYNATNGDSWSQSWDLEEPVSTWHGLTIEDDNIVAINLSFNGLKGSLPESISKLKHLKVLNLSFNKLSGELPSSLVRMINLEELKLFSNIFSGKIPSDIGNLSNLKSLELFNNDFSGEIPASIGSLTNLENLILSSNQLMGTLPSSLSSLKSLKVLSVFDNQLLGKIPSSIGGLVELEELVLSNNAFYGDLPNELAQLTNLRTLLLGDNQFKGNFAALKDKLPNIVDFDLDEVNRKGALATLDTEDDDD, translated from the coding sequence ATGAAGACACTTAAAATAACACTAGTATTCTGCTTAATTTCATTACTCTCATTTGCAGAAGTTTCGAAAGACCAAAAGACGGCACTTGTAGATTTATACAACGCGACTAATGGTGATTCTTGGAGTCAATCTTGGGATTTAGAGGAACCAGTTTCAACATGGCATGGTTTAACTATCGAAGATGATAATATTGTTGCCATCAACTTAAGTTTTAATGGCTTAAAAGGAAGCCTTCCAGAGTCTATCTCAAAATTAAAACACTTAAAAGTACTTAACTTATCATTCAATAAATTAAGTGGTGAATTACCAAGTTCTTTAGTGCGCATGATTAACTTAGAAGAGTTAAAATTATTTTCTAATATTTTTAGCGGTAAAATCCCTTCCGATATTGGAAATTTATCTAATTTGAAATCATTAGAATTATTTAATAATGATTTTTCTGGTGAGATTCCTGCATCTATAGGAAGCTTAACAAACTTAGAAAACTTAATATTAAGTAGTAATCAATTAATGGGAACACTTCCATCAAGCTTATCGAGTTTAAAATCTTTAAAAGTATTAAGCGTATTTGATAACCAATTATTAGGGAAGATTCCTTCATCTATTGGTGGTCTTGTAGAGTTAGAAGAATTAGTATTATCGAATAATGCATTTTACGGTGATCTTCCAAACGAGTTAGCACAGCTTACAAATCTGAGAACATTACTGTTAGGCGATAATCAATTTAAAGGTAATTTTGCAGCCTTAAAAGATAAGCTTCCGAATATTGTTGATTTTGATTTAGATGAAGTTAATAGAAAAGGAGCATTAGCAACATTAGATACTGAAGACGACGACGATTAA
- a CDS encoding CPXCG motif-containing cysteine-rich protein, producing the protein MDEYFFQCPYCWERISMLIDLSQSHQNYIEDCEICCNPMQITAAIKYQNIVSFEAKSIEQ; encoded by the coding sequence ATGGATGAGTATTTCTTTCAATGTCCATACTGTTGGGAACGGATTTCTATGCTCATAGATTTATCTCAAAGCCATCAAAATTATATTGAGGATTGTGAAATTTGTTGTAATCCAATGCAGATAACAGCAGCGATTAAGTATCAAAATATTGTAAGTTTTGAGGCTAAAAGCATTGAACAGTGA
- a CDS encoding TolC family protein encodes MITKIKLTFLFFACSISLQAQELLTKEQAVSSALDNNYGVKIANNAVTVAENNTSIFNTGFLPTLTGSAGANYSLDDSEVSFSDGRADAVLKGAESSSYNASVSLNYTLFDGLGRRYNYKRLKEQYQLSELQARETIEITILQLFSVYYNVAQLSDNLNALEETLNNTKDRLIRAEYQFEYGQNTKLEVLNAEVDINTDSINIINTKQDIKTAKRDLKLVLGEAYSNDFNVETEVEFTLQFQKESLFEKAKSRNVALLQTEKNIAISQLDINSGKSGYLPTVGLSGSYGWNRNNNNAASQVLSLIGTGLSAGVNLNWNLFDGGATITRVKNAKVNLETQKLQKESILLNIERDFNNAWDNYQNKLEIYNIQEKNIVTAQNNFDRTQEKFKIGQVNSIEFRQAQVNLLNAELSRNQAKFAAKLSELEVLQISGELLNVQF; translated from the coding sequence ATGATCACTAAAATCAAACTTACGTTTCTGTTTTTTGCATGCAGCATTAGTTTGCAGGCGCAAGAACTTTTAACTAAAGAGCAGGCGGTTTCTTCAGCTCTAGATAATAATTATGGAGTAAAAATCGCAAATAATGCTGTAACAGTTGCTGAAAATAATACGAGTATTTTTAACACAGGATTTTTACCAACACTAACCGGTAGTGCTGGTGCAAATTATAGTTTAGATGATTCAGAGGTCTCATTTTCGGATGGAAGGGCAGATGCGGTTTTAAAAGGTGCAGAAAGTTCAAGCTATAATGCTAGTGTGAGTTTAAATTATACACTTTTTGATGGTTTAGGTAGGCGTTATAATTACAAACGCTTAAAAGAGCAGTATCAATTATCAGAATTACAAGCAAGAGAAACTATAGAGATTACAATACTTCAGTTATTTTCTGTGTATTATAATGTGGCTCAACTTTCCGATAATCTAAATGCCTTAGAGGAAACGCTTAATAATACGAAAGATAGATTAATACGCGCTGAGTATCAGTTTGAATATGGTCAAAACACCAAGTTAGAAGTACTAAATGCTGAAGTCGATATTAATACTGATAGTATTAACATTATTAATACAAAGCAAGATATAAAAACGGCTAAGCGCGACTTAAAATTAGTTTTAGGGGAAGCGTATTCTAATGATTTTAATGTTGAAACAGAGGTTGAGTTTACACTTCAGTTTCAAAAAGAAAGTTTATTTGAAAAAGCAAAGTCTCGTAATGTTGCATTGCTTCAAACAGAAAAAAATATAGCTATTAGCCAACTAGATATAAATTCGGGTAAGTCGGGATATTTACCAACAGTTGGGTTATCAGGTTCGTATGGTTGGAATAGGAATAATAATAATGCGGCTTCACAAGTACTATCCTTAATTGGGACAGGATTATCAGCAGGAGTTAATTTAAACTGGAATCTGTTTGATGGTGGAGCAACTATAACTAGAGTAAAGAATGCAAAAGTAAATCTTGAAACACAAAAGCTTCAAAAAGAAAGCATTTTACTAAATATAGAACGCGACTTTAATAATGCTTGGGATAATTACCAGAATAAACTTGAAATTTATAATATTCAAGAAAAAAATATTGTAACGGCTCAGAATAATTTTGATCGTACACAAGAAAAATTTAAAATAGGCCAAGTTAATTCTATTGAATTTAGACAGGCTCAGGTTAACTTACTTAATGCAGAATTAAGTCGAAATCAAGCTAAATTCGCCGCAAAATTATCTGAATTAGAAGTGCTTCAAATTAGTGGAGAGTTGCTAAATGTTCAATTTTAA